A genome region from Methanobacterium bryantii includes the following:
- a CDS encoding beta strand repeat-containing protein has protein sequence MTLTLILFLHACNAVSAADNSNNTTQSNNSSTQLSAANLTAAAMNNVPSKVVISGKVLKCSDGTPFSGVTVTASKGGTKLASTTTGDDGIYTLNFFSSDDVFNVTASYPGHVSSSKNVAVAFGAGGTSYGAANFKMGLAYVYVSPSGNDGHSGDSSHPVQTIGKALSLVNNGGTIYLASGTYSEDNDFGLTIDRSVTIVGQGQTNTIINAKGAGRIFIIKSGVTVTIEGLTLANGTASNPGAYSGGAILNDGTLTLSGCTFTNNRAVSYGGAIFNRGTVAGLSGCTFTNNTVLNSGGAIYNSGAMGSINSCTFTGNTAIQKASSNVIGLGTGGAIYNSGTLTVTLSIFKNNSVNTAITKGDGAAIYNSGTLTATISTFEDNTAESGAIWNEGTSTITYCTFTNNNATNIGGAIENYGTMTINFSTFTGNKANSAGAISNYGSLTISNSTFTGNTATKGGAISQRYDGSSGSNNALTITGSVFTGNTATTKGSAIYCGSNAGTCNIHFNRIYGNTGTNDIYSDSTIDAINNWWGTNFSVTSPVNANRVNSNVNADPWIVLTLTSSDNLVDIGETTTVKANLKYNSAGTDVSSLGTVPDEDVVFTFDSLGSVSPTSGTISKNLNATTTFTAGSTAGNSVVSAAVNGHTVTTTIIKIKDLTNVYVNPNTGNDSTGDGSPTSPLQSLAKAISEVRAGGTVHVAKGTYSGANNRGIRIDKDVTIIGESQNNTIIDAQGQNSTFFVGYDFTVTIKNLMFSNGNATSSGNGGAIVSSGTLNLSNCTFINNTAEIHGGAIYTDHPLNISGCTFTGNTADYSGAIGCIGNDGTYTVTVHFSSFVNNTATKTGNTIYCDNYGSVNATINWWGSNNPAFSSLVGGNVDYSPWMVLNITSNTVTVKKGGSAAITVNMLYDSDGNYHNPASGHVPDGAAVSFTGTRGSLNPTGSTLIDGQAASVFTANAAGAAVVKATVDDETVQTPITIVKANTSLVVGNVTGVNGKTVNLTATLTDENGNPVDGEIVNFNVNGKDYTVTTDLSGVATWSYAISETAGVYIISASFVDGKIYANSSGTGTLTVSTINTTLIVNNATGYNGKTANLTATLKDENGNPLSGKTVTFNVDGTDYTATTDASGLAALSYKLTKAGVYNVSASFSDGAVYTNSTGSGNLAVSPVANLYIKITASNDNPEVGEKFLLTYKLGNYGPDAAENVTITFKLPEGLDFVKVTADTGNCTYDPATRTVTWTIDSVPVGDPYLYFTVKAAGDGTYEITPDIDSLTYNSGSSDGITINVQSPPSNDNPNSSGNGGSSTVNAASIISMQKTGVPLNYLILAIFAVLSGLIVPRKK, from the coding sequence TTGACTTTAACATTAATACTTTTTTTGCATGCATGTAATGCAGTTTCGGCTGCAGATAATTCGAATAATACTACACAATCAAATAACAGTTCTACACAGCTGTCTGCCGCTAATCTGACAGCAGCCGCTATGAATAATGTTCCTTCAAAAGTCGTGATTTCAGGTAAAGTGCTTAAATGTTCCGATGGAACCCCATTTTCCGGCGTTACAGTAACAGCTTCTAAAGGTGGAACTAAACTCGCAAGTACAACCACTGGCGATGACGGGATTTATACTTTGAATTTCTTCAGCAGTGATGATGTATTTAATGTCACTGCAAGTTATCCTGGCCATGTTTCGTCCAGTAAAAATGTTGCTGTGGCTTTTGGTGCAGGTGGTACTAGCTATGGGGCAGCAAATTTCAAGATGGGATTAGCTTATGTTTATGTTTCTCCAAGCGGAAACGATGGACATTCTGGGGATTCGAGTCATCCTGTTCAAACCATAGGAAAGGCACTTTCATTGGTTAATAATGGTGGAACGATATATTTAGCGAGTGGAACCTACTCTGAAGATAATGACTTTGGTTTAACTATTGACCGTAGCGTTACTATAGTTGGTCAAGGCCAAACAAACACTATAATAAATGCAAAAGGTGCTGGTCGAATATTTATCATTAAATCTGGCGTAACTGTTACCATTGAAGGTTTAACACTTGCAAATGGAACTGCAAGTAACCCTGGTGCTTATAGTGGTGGTGCTATCCTCAATGATGGTACTCTTACTTTGAGTGGTTGTACCTTTACGAATAACAGGGCAGTTAGTTATGGTGGTGCTATCTTTAATCGTGGTACAGTTGCTGGTTTGAGTGGGTGTACTTTCACAAACAACACAGTACTTAATTCTGGCGGTGCTATCTATAATTCAGGTGCTATGGGGAGTATAAATAGTTGTACTTTCACAGGTAACACAGCAATTCAGAAGGCTTCTTCTAATGTTATTGGTTTAGGTACAGGTGGTGCTATTTACAATAGTGGTACTTTAACTGTTACATTAAGCATTTTTAAAAATAACAGTGTTAACACAGCAATTACAAAAGGTGATGGGGCTGCTATCTATAATTCAGGTACTTTAACTGCCACTATAAGTACTTTTGAAGATAATACTGCAGAAAGCGGTGCTATATGGAACGAAGGTACTAGTACTATTACATACTGCACTTTCACAAACAACAACGCAACTAACATCGGCGGCGCTATTGAGAATTATGGGACTATGACTATTAATTTCAGTACATTTACAGGTAACAAAGCAAATTCTGCAGGTGCAATTTCAAATTACGGCAGTTTGACCATTAGTAATAGTACATTTACCGGTAACACTGCAACGAAAGGTGGTGCTATTTCCCAGAGATATGATGGAAGTTCTGGTTCTAATAATGCATTGACTATAACTGGCAGTGTTTTCACAGGTAACACTGCAACAACTAAAGGCAGTGCTATCTATTGCGGTAGTAACGCAGGCACTTGCAACATTCACTTTAACCGTATTTATGGAAATACTGGAACCAATGACATATATTCTGACAGTACAATAGATGCAATTAATAACTGGTGGGGTACTAATTTCAGCGTAACCAGCCCCGTAAATGCAAATAGGGTCAACAGCAATGTTAATGCTGACCCATGGATTGTGCTTACCCTTACAAGCAGCGATAACTTAGTTGACATTGGAGAGACTACCACTGTAAAAGCTAATTTAAAATATAATTCAGCTGGTACAGATGTTTCTAGTTTAGGTACTGTTCCTGATGAAGATGTTGTGTTTACTTTTGACAGTTTAGGAAGTGTATCTCCAACTAGCGGTACAATTAGTAAGAACTTAAATGCTACAACAACTTTCACTGCGGGTTCAACAGCTGGAAATTCTGTGGTAAGCGCTGCTGTTAACGGGCATACAGTAACTACAACAATTATTAAAATAAAGGACTTGACCAATGTTTACGTTAATCCAAATACTGGAAATGATTCTACTGGAGACGGCAGTCCTACATCACCATTACAGAGCCTTGCAAAAGCGATTAGTGAAGTCAGGGCAGGTGGTACAGTACATGTTGCAAAAGGAACTTACAGCGGGGCAAACAACAGGGGCATAAGAATTGATAAGGATGTTACTATCATTGGTGAAAGCCAGAATAATACTATAATTGATGCTCAAGGGCAAAATAGTACATTCTTCGTTGGCTATGATTTTACCGTTACAATAAAAAACTTAATGTTTTCAAATGGGAATGCAACTAGTAGTGGTAACGGGGGCGCTATCGTTAGCAGCGGTACTTTGAATCTGAGCAACTGTACCTTCATAAATAACACAGCAGAAATTCATGGCGGTGCTATCTACACTGATCATCCTTTGAATATTAGTGGTTGTACTTTTACTGGTAACACTGCAGATTATAGTGGTGCTATTGGATGCATCGGTAATGATGGTACTTATACAGTTACTGTGCATTTCAGTTCTTTTGTAAATAATACAGCAACAAAAACAGGTAATACTATCTACTGTGACAATTATGGTTCGGTGAATGCTACCATTAACTGGTGGGGTTCAAATAACCCGGCTTTCAGCAGTCTTGTGGGTGGAAATGTGGATTATTCGCCGTGGATGGTGCTGAATATCACTTCAAACACTGTAACTGTCAAAAAAGGAGGCAGTGCAGCTATAACGGTGAACATGCTCTACGACAGCGATGGAAATTACCATAACCCTGCTTCAGGCCATGTGCCGGACGGTGCTGCTGTGAGTTTCACAGGGACTCGTGGAAGTCTCAATCCAACAGGCAGTACACTGATTGATGGACAGGCAGCATCGGTATTCACAGCTAATGCTGCAGGTGCAGCAGTTGTTAAAGCAACAGTTGATGATGAAACCGTTCAAACACCTATAACTATAGTTAAAGCAAATACTAGTCTTGTAGTTGGTAATGTGACTGGTGTCAATGGTAAAACTGTTAATTTAACTGCAACGCTAACTGATGAAAACGGTAATCCTGTAGATGGTGAGATAGTTAATTTCAATGTTAATGGGAAAGATTACACTGTAACTACTGATTTGAGTGGAGTTGCTACTTGGAGTTATGCTATCTCGGAAACTGCTGGAGTTTACATAATATCTGCTAGTTTTGTTGATGGTAAAATTTATGCAAATAGTTCAGGCACTGGAACTTTAACTGTAAGCACAATAAACACAACACTTATTGTAAACAACGCAACTGGTTACAATGGCAAAACTGCTAATTTAACAGCAACACTAAAAGATGAAAACGGCAATCCATTAAGTGGTAAGACAGTTACTTTCAATGTTGATGGAACTGACTACACTGCAACAACTGACGCTAGTGGACTTGCTGCTTTAAGTTATAAACTGACTAAAGCTGGAGTTTACAATGTAAGTGCTAGTTTCTCTGATGGTGCAGTTTATACAAACAGTACTGGCAGCGGTAATTTAGCTGTAAGTCCTGTTGCAAATCTTTATATCAAGATTACAGCAAGCAATGACAACCCTGAAGTCGGTGAAAAATTCCTGCTCACTTACAAATTGGGTAATTACGGGCCTGATGCTGCAGAAAACGTTACAATAACCTTTAAATTACCTGAAGGTCTGGACTTTGTAAAAGTTACTGCAGACACTGGAAACTGTACATATGATCCAGCAACAAGGACAGTAACATGGACAATAGATTCAGTACCTGTTGGAGACCCTTACCTGTACTTTACAGTTAAAGCTGCAGGTGATGGAACTTACGAAATAACCCCAGATATTGATTCATTAACTTATAATTCAGGAAGCAGTGATGGTATAACCATTAACGTGCAATCACCGCCAAGCAATGATAATCCAAACAGCTCAGGTAACGGCGGTTCCAGTACAGTAAACGCAGCAAGTATAATAAGCATGCAGAAAACAGGTGTACCGTTAAACTATTTAATACTGGCTATATTTGCGGTTTTAAGTGGGTTAATAGTTCCAAGAAAGAAATAA
- the psmB gene encoding archaeal proteasome endopeptidase complex subunit beta, whose amino-acid sequence MNDENKLKGTTTVGLKCKDGVVFATERRATMGNLIAHKATDKIFKIDDHLGATIAGGVGDAQSLMKYISAEVALYRLRNGARISVESAATLTANILHSSRFYPYYVQTLLGGVDDNGPSLFSLDPAGGVIGDDVISTGSGSPVAYGVLEDRYNKDLDVEEGVEVAVRAIQSAMERDAYSGNGILVATVTEEGFKMLPEEEVKSKLRK is encoded by the coding sequence ATGAATGATGAAAACAAATTAAAAGGCACTACAACTGTTGGTTTAAAATGTAAAGACGGGGTTGTTTTTGCTACCGAAAGAAGGGCCACAATGGGTAACTTAATAGCTCACAAGGCTACTGACAAAATTTTTAAAATTGATGATCATTTAGGGGCCACAATCGCCGGAGGCGTTGGTGATGCCCAGAGTTTAATGAAATATATAAGTGCGGAAGTAGCCTTATATAGACTTAGAAACGGCGCAAGAATAAGCGTTGAATCAGCTGCAACTTTAACAGCAAATATATTACATTCATCAAGGTTTTATCCATATTATGTTCAAACTTTACTCGGAGGAGTCGACGATAATGGACCATCATTATTCTCATTAGACCCTGCAGGTGGAGTAATAGGTGATGATGTGATTTCAACTGGATCAGGTTCACCGGTTGCTTATGGTGTCCTTGAAGACAGGTATAACAAAGATTTAGATGTTGAAGAAGGAGTTGAAGTTGCTGTTCGAGCAATACAATCCGCAATGGAAAGAGATGCATATTCAGGTAATGGAATTTTAGTTGCAACTGTAACTGAAGAAGGCTTTAAAATGTTACCTGAAGAAGAGGTAAAAAGTAAATTAAGGAAATAA
- a CDS encoding beta-CASP ribonuclease aCPSF1, protein MGSEIQEIKNTIVQRLPSRVQVAKVEFEGPEVVIYTKNPEIITENGGLIRDLAKDIRKRIIIRSDRSVLAEPEKAIEKIHEIVPEEAKITNISFDDVTCEVIIEARKPGLVIGKYGTTSREIVKGTGWAPKILRTPPISSDVIQRVRRTLRKNSKERKQILQTLGNRIHRPVSLENEWTRLTSLGGFREVGRSSLFLQTPNSKILLDCGVNVAGIDEKSSYPYLNVPEFILDNLDAVVITHAHLDHSGFLPYLFHYGYEGPVYCTTPTRDLMTLLQLDNIDIAHREDKPLPFNVKHVKKCVKHTITLDYGEVTDIAPDIRLTLHNAGHILGSAIVHMHIGDGQHNFVYTGDFKYERSRLLEPAVSKFPRLESLVMESTYGGHGDVQPTRNDAEKELVKTIYRTLERGGKILIPVFAVGRAQELMIVLEEYIRHGIIDEVPVYIDGMIWEATAIHTARPEYLSKDLRDQIFHMGRNPFISEVFHKVNGMEERKEIVEGEPAIILSTSGMLTGGNSVEYFKWLCEDEKNTLVFVGYQSEGSLGRRIQKGWKEIPLKEDGKTNVYNVKMEIKTIEGFSGHSDRKQLMDYVRKLSPKPEKILICHGDNYKTLDLASSIYRSYKIETKTPMNLETVRIQ, encoded by the coding sequence ATGGGTTCAGAGATTCAAGAAATTAAAAATACGATAGTACAAAGATTACCATCAAGAGTACAAGTAGCAAAGGTAGAGTTTGAAGGTCCGGAGGTTGTAATTTATACCAAAAACCCCGAGATCATAACCGAAAATGGAGGACTTATAAGGGATCTTGCAAAGGATATAAGAAAGAGAATAATTATCCGTTCCGACCGTTCTGTACTTGCAGAACCAGAGAAAGCTATTGAAAAGATCCACGAAATAGTTCCAGAAGAAGCTAAAATAACCAATATTTCTTTTGATGATGTTACCTGCGAAGTTATAATAGAGGCAAGAAAACCAGGCCTTGTAATAGGTAAGTATGGTACTACATCCAGAGAAATAGTTAAAGGAACAGGATGGGCACCTAAAATACTTAGAACGCCTCCTATATCTTCTGATGTCATACAAAGGGTAAGGAGAACATTAAGGAAAAACAGTAAAGAGCGAAAACAAATTTTACAAACACTTGGAAATAGGATTCATCGTCCTGTTTCTCTTGAGAATGAATGGACACGTTTAACGTCACTTGGTGGATTTAGAGAAGTCGGAAGGTCTTCATTGTTTTTACAGACTCCAAATAGTAAAATTTTACTTGACTGCGGGGTTAACGTCGCAGGAATTGATGAAAAAAGTTCTTATCCTTATTTGAATGTTCCTGAATTTATTTTAGATAACCTTGATGCAGTGGTAATAACCCACGCACACCTTGATCACTCTGGATTTCTGCCATATCTTTTCCATTATGGATATGAAGGGCCAGTTTACTGTACAACCCCAACAAGGGACTTAATGACATTATTACAGTTAGATAATATAGATATAGCTCACCGTGAGGATAAACCTCTTCCTTTCAACGTTAAACACGTTAAAAAATGTGTTAAACATACTATAACTTTAGATTACGGTGAAGTAACTGATATAGCTCCAGATATACGTTTAACTCTTCACAATGCAGGGCATATCCTGGGATCTGCAATTGTACACATGCACATAGGAGACGGCCAGCATAACTTTGTTTATACTGGAGACTTTAAATATGAACGAAGCAGGCTTTTGGAACCTGCAGTGTCTAAATTCCCGAGATTAGAGTCGCTTGTAATGGAAAGTACATATGGTGGACATGGAGATGTTCAGCCAACCCGAAATGACGCAGAAAAAGAGCTTGTAAAAACAATTTACAGAACTTTAGAACGTGGAGGAAAGATTTTAATTCCTGTTTTCGCTGTTGGAAGGGCTCAGGAACTTATGATAGTACTTGAAGAGTACATCCGGCATGGAATTATTGATGAAGTCCCAGTCTACATCGATGGAATGATATGGGAAGCAACAGCGATTCACACAGCCAGACCTGAATACTTAAGTAAAGACCTCCGTGACCAGATATTCCACATGGGAAGAAACCCGTTCATCTCAGAGGTGTTCCATAAAGTAAATGGAATGGAAGAGAGAAAAGAAATAGTGGAAGGAGAACCAGCTATAATCCTTTCAACTTCAGGAATGCTTACTGGAGGAAATTCTGTAGAGTACTTCAAATGGTTATGTGAAGACGAGAAAAACACTTTAGTCTTTGTTGGTTACCAGTCTGAAGGGTCCCTTGGAAGAAGGATACAGAAAGGATGGAAGGAAATTCCACTTAAAGAAGACGGTAAGACCAATGTTTACAACGTAAAAATGGAAATAAAAACCATTGAAGGATTCAGTGGTCACTCAGACAGAAAGCAGCTCATGGATTACGTAAGGAAATTATCTCCAAAACCAGAGAAAATCCTTATATGTCACGGTGATAACTATAAAACCCTTGATCTTGCATCAAGTATTTACCGGTCTTATAAAATCGAGACAAAGACTCCAATGAACCTGGAAACTGTTAGGATTCAATAA
- a CDS encoding SAM-dependent methyltransferase, whose translation MQLKEVVPLGRTLTEYTAMFSLNKADLNKNILDCGGGPSSFNYEMKMQNKEVITIDPLYQFSKEDIEKRIGETFDDVMAQAKSNKDDYIWKNIKNVEELAETRMTSMKLFLNDFETGRNEKHYINAALPYLPFKNEEFDLALSSHFLFLYSDMLSLDFHISAVDEMLRVAHEVRIFPLLDLNTDKSCHVEEIIKIFKEKEMQVSIETVDYEFQRGGNQLMRICKN comes from the coding sequence ATGCAATTAAAAGAGGTAGTTCCACTGGGAAGGACATTAACTGAATACACGGCCATGTTCAGCCTTAATAAAGCGGATTTAAATAAAAATATATTGGACTGCGGTGGAGGCCCATCAAGTTTTAATTATGAAATGAAAATGCAAAATAAAGAAGTCATTACTATAGACCCCCTATACCAGTTCAGCAAAGAAGATATTGAAAAAAGAATAGGCGAAACCTTTGATGATGTAATGGCCCAGGCAAAATCTAATAAAGATGACTACATCTGGAAAAATATTAAAAACGTTGAAGAACTTGCAGAGACCAGAATGACCTCAATGAAATTATTTTTAAATGATTTTGAGACAGGAAGGAACGAAAAACACTATATAAACGCTGCACTTCCATATTTACCATTTAAAAATGAAGAGTTTGATTTAGCCCTCAGCTCTCATTTTTTATTTTTATATTCAGACATGCTTTCACTGGACTTTCACATAAGCGCCGTCGACGAAATGCTAAGGGTAGCTCATGAAGTGAGGATATTCCCTCTGCTAGATTTAAATACGGACAAGTCGTGCCATGTAGAAGAAATAATAAAAATTTTTAAAGAAAAAGAAATGCAGGTTTCCATTGAAACTGTTGATTATGAGTTTCAAAGGGGCGGAAACCAGTTAATGAGAATTTGTAAAAATTAA